One window of Phycisphaeraceae bacterium genomic DNA carries:
- a CDS encoding HIT family protein produces MADTIFTKIINGDIPSHKVYEDDKVFAFLDIGPLSEGHTLVIPKEPAETLDALSDESAAAIGRVLPRICRAVMQATGASAYNILQNNGRDAHQEVMHVHFHIIPRFPMRTDGGLGVTWVPNKIDHDAAGKLAETMRNLLLS; encoded by the coding sequence ATGGCAGATACCATCTTCACAAAGATAATCAACGGCGACATCCCATCGCACAAGGTGTACGAGGACGACAAGGTCTTCGCGTTCTTGGATATCGGCCCGCTCTCGGAGGGGCACACGCTGGTTATTCCAAAAGAGCCCGCTGAAACACTTGATGCGCTCTCAGATGAGTCTGCTGCTGCGATCGGTCGCGTCCTCCCGCGCATCTGCCGCGCTGTCATGCAGGCAACCGGCGCAAGCGCATACAACATCCTGCAGAACAATGGCAGGGATGCACATCAGGAAGTGATGCATGTTCACTTTCACATCATTCCCCGATTCCCGATGCGGACCGATGGCGGATTGGGAGTCACGTGGGTACCAAACAAGATCGATCATGATGCTGCTGGAAAGCTTGCTGAGACGATGCGTAATCTGCTCCTCTCGTAG
- a CDS encoding DinB family protein produces MTLEATVRQSILSQFEAALAMFDECIRKCSAEHWDMLIAKYPFWQVAYHTLCFVECYLAPSNEVFTKRVEDRVAANTRGENVPDFQPAGMKELEDEYPSRRMTQEELLIYFAFCLEQARMVLGSESTEQLDAPSMFPWLAMNRVETHIHNIRHIQHHTGQLGVALRKVGVKVGWTKMGFEPPRSYGD; encoded by the coding sequence ATGACACTCGAAGCAACTGTCCGCCAATCGATTCTGAGCCAGTTCGAAGCAGCCCTGGCGATGTTCGACGAGTGCATTCGCAAGTGCTCAGCCGAGCATTGGGACATGCTGATCGCGAAGTACCCGTTTTGGCAGGTCGCGTACCACACGCTGTGCTTTGTGGAGTGCTATCTCGCGCCGAGCAACGAGGTGTTCACGAAGCGTGTCGAGGATAGGGTTGCTGCGAATACGCGAGGCGAGAATGTGCCAGACTTCCAGCCTGCTGGTATGAAGGAACTCGAGGACGAATACCCAAGTCGCCGGATGACGCAGGAGGAGTTGCTCATCTACTTCGCCTTTTGTCTAGAGCAGGCGCGGATGGTGCTCGGAAGTGAGAGCACGGAACAACTCGATGCGCCGTCCATGTTTCCATGGCTTGCCATGAATCGTGTGGAGACCCACATCCACAACATCAGACACATCCAGCATCACACGGGTCAGCTTGGAGTTGCGCTCAGAAAGGTCGGCGTGAAAGTCGGCTGGACAAAGATGGGGTTCGAACCACCCAGGTCTTATGGCGATTGA
- the mutL gene encoding DNA mismatch repair endonuclease MutL, with product MSPVSAQPAAPKRIKPLPTLVANQIAAGEVVERPASVVKELVENAIDAGAKRITVELEIGGIELVRIVDDGCGIEADDLVLAVSPHATSKIADAEDLDKVGSLGFRGEALASIASVSRLIIRSRTHASESAHELTFDPSVDAIPNIRPASGRVGTTIEVRNLFFNTPARRKFLKTPNTEKSRCLEVVRQIAMSRPDIGFVMRNDTMTLLDVDATESARDRAVALLGRELEPELLEATFDVFDDEHGVLVWGLVGTPAIVRGSNKEQFVYVNGRCVKDRVIQHALAEAYRGLIEPGRHPTAVLMIDLAPDRVDVNVHPAKAEVRFRDSSRVHSAVFRAVKEALQKADLTPRALPPRAGGYSSPSAVMPSSSGSSSSHTQSFVDFLRAPTGQQTGRLSYEILRQAVEGNAETASEPASTDDAGLGLHEPAAQISQQPSPDPFIPRPKRGILQVHRSYLVTQDEHGVVIVDQHALHERVMFEYLMQRVSRGDLESQPLLAPEVLEVSSDQVAALDDLQPLLARLGIELRAMGPRSIAIGAFPSLLFERKVEMVPFVRELLDKITDSAFAPDSEDALRDVLDMMSCKAAIKAGDHMSEIELERLIELRDEVDRSSSCPHGRPTSVRLTIEELEKLFHRR from the coding sequence ATGTCGCCTGTTTCAGCCCAACCTGCTGCGCCAAAGCGCATCAAGCCGTTGCCGACGCTGGTCGCGAACCAGATTGCAGCTGGCGAGGTGGTCGAACGCCCCGCATCGGTCGTAAAGGAGCTCGTCGAGAACGCGATCGACGCTGGCGCAAAGCGCATCACGGTCGAACTCGAGATCGGTGGCATCGAGTTGGTGCGGATTGTTGATGATGGCTGCGGTATCGAAGCAGATGATCTGGTGCTGGCGGTGTCGCCCCATGCGACGAGCAAGATCGCTGACGCGGAAGATCTCGACAAGGTTGGTTCGCTCGGGTTCCGGGGTGAAGCACTCGCATCAATCGCTTCTGTGTCGAGGTTGATCATCCGTTCGCGGACGCACGCGTCAGAGAGCGCGCACGAACTGACATTTGATCCATCGGTCGATGCGATACCGAACATCAGGCCCGCCAGCGGGCGCGTCGGTACGACGATCGAAGTGCGCAATCTGTTCTTCAACACACCCGCGCGCAGAAAGTTTCTCAAGACACCGAACACAGAGAAATCCCGCTGTCTTGAGGTTGTCCGCCAGATCGCGATGTCGAGACCTGACATCGGGTTTGTGATGCGCAACGACACCATGACCTTGCTTGATGTTGATGCGACTGAGAGTGCGCGCGATCGTGCTGTTGCACTCTTGGGCAGGGAACTGGAGCCGGAACTGCTCGAAGCAACATTCGACGTGTTCGATGATGAGCATGGCGTGCTGGTCTGGGGGCTTGTCGGCACGCCAGCGATCGTGCGCGGCAGCAACAAGGAGCAGTTTGTCTATGTCAATGGCAGGTGTGTGAAGGATCGCGTGATCCAGCATGCGCTTGCTGAAGCGTACCGGGGTTTGATAGAGCCGGGCAGACATCCCACGGCGGTGCTGATGATCGATCTTGCGCCGGACCGCGTGGATGTAAATGTGCACCCCGCAAAAGCGGAAGTTCGTTTTCGCGATTCGTCGCGTGTGCACAGTGCTGTTTTTCGTGCAGTGAAGGAAGCACTGCAGAAAGCAGACCTCACGCCTCGTGCATTGCCGCCGCGAGCGGGTGGATACTCCTCGCCTTCAGCAGTGATGCCTTCGAGCAGCGGCAGTTCGTCATCGCACACGCAGTCGTTTGTTGATTTTCTTCGCGCGCCGACCGGTCAGCAGACCGGTAGATTGTCGTACGAGATACTGCGACAGGCGGTCGAGGGCAATGCAGAGACTGCGAGCGAACCAGCATCGACGGATGATGCTGGTCTCGGCTTGCACGAGCCCGCTGCGCAGATATCACAGCAGCCTTCGCCAGATCCATTTATACCGAGGCCGAAGCGGGGCATCTTGCAGGTGCATCGCAGTTATCTCGTGACGCAGGATGAGCACGGCGTTGTGATCGTCGATCAGCACGCGCTGCACGAGCGCGTGATGTTCGAGTATCTCATGCAGCGGGTCTCGCGTGGTGATCTGGAGAGTCAGCCGCTCCTTGCGCCGGAGGTGCTGGAAGTCTCGTCCGATCAGGTCGCCGCGCTCGATGATCTCCAGCCGCTGCTTGCGCGCCTCGGCATCGAGCTCCGCGCGATGGGGCCGAGATCGATTGCGATCGGCGCATTCCCGTCATTGCTGTTTGAGCGCAAGGTGGAGATGGTGCCGTTTGTCCGCGAACTCCTCGATAAGATAACCGACAGCGCGTTTGCGCCGGACTCAGAGGATGCGCTGCGCGATGTGCTCGACATGATGTCGTGCAAAGCTGCGATCAAAGCGGGCGACCACATGAGCGAGATAGAACTCGAACGCCTGATCGAGCTGCGCGACGAGGTGGATCGATCGTCCTCGTGCCCGCACGGCAGGCCAACGAGCGTGAGACTGACGATCGAGGAACTCGAAAAACTCTTCCATCGGCGCTGA